The Streptomyces sp. NBC_01363 region TCTGGGACACCGATCCGCACATCCCGGCCCCGTTCCGATGGGGCGCCGCGACGCCGGAGGAACTGGCCGAGCGCGGGCGCGGGCTGCATCTCGTCACGCTCTACGCGGAGTCCTGGGGCGCGTACCCGATGCGGGGCGGACTGCCGGGGCAGGGCGGGAAGCTGCTCTGGGCCGAGTGCGCGGCCAAGGCGTAGGCACTCCCGCAGACCTCAGCGCGCCGCGTACCCCTCCAGCCACGCCGGGAACTCCGTCAGGGACGACAGGACGACGTCCGCTCCCGCCGCCCGGAGTTCCGTCGCGTCGCAGGGGCCCGTGGTGACCGCGACCGACAGGGCGCCGGCCGTGCGGGCGCCTCGTACGTCGCCGGTGTGGTCGCCCACGTAGATGTGCGCGCCGTGCTCGCGTAGGGCGCGGCCCTTGGCCTCGGCCCACAGGCCGCCGATGATGGCGTCGGGCTCGATGCCGAGGTGGTTCATGTGGAGTTCCGCGCTCGGCTGGTGCTTGGCGGTGACGACTATCGTCCGGCCGCCCCGTTCACGGATCGCCGCGACCGACTCCCGGGCGCCCGGCAGCGCGAGGCTGGGGGCGATGGCGTGTGTGGGGTAGATCTCGCGGTAGCGGTCGGCGGTCGCGGCCACCACGTCGGCCGGGAACCAGTTCCGCAGTTCCTCGTCGACCGGTGGGCCGAGCCTGCTCACCACCAGGTCGGCGTCGATCGGCGTCCCCGTTTCGGCGGAAAGCGCCAGGTAGGCGGCCTTGATACCGGGTCGGGTGTCCAGGAGCGTCATGTCGAGGTCGAAGCCGACCGTCAAGGGGTGCGAGGGCATGGCATCCATTGTCGTGGGGGTGGGCGGCGTGTCCGTCCCCGGTGCGGCCTTCGGGCCCGGAATGGCGGTGCTTAGACTTAGCCAAGCCTTACCTTCGCACCGTTCACGCCACTTGTTCTTCGCCACTTGATTGGGTCCGATGTCAGCCGCCGCTCCACGCCGCTCCAGACGCGCACTCGCGACGGCGGCGGCCGTCGCGGCGCTGCTCGTGGCGGTACTCCTCAGTCTGGCCGTGGGGGCCCGTTCCATACCCCCGTCCGAAGTGTTCGACGCCCTGCTGCACGGCGGGCACTCCGACAACGCCGAAGTCATCCGGAACATGCGCGTCCCGCGCACCCTGATCGGGCTGATGGTCGGCGCAGCGCTGGCCATCGCGGGCACGGTTCTCCAGGGCATCACCCGTAATCCCATCGCCGACCCCGGCATCCTCGGCATCAGCCAGGGCGCCTCGGTGGGTGTGGTGCTGGCCATCGCGTTCGCCGGGATCCACACCCTGACGGGGTATGTGTGGTTCGGCTTCGCGGGGGCGGCGATCGCCTCCGTCGCCGTGTACGCGATCGCGTCGAGCGGGCGCGGGGGCGCCACCCCCGTGAAGCTCGCGCTGGGCGGCGCCGCCATCAACGCGCTGCTGGTGTCGGTGGTCTCGGCGGTGCTGACGACCAGGGCGTCCGCGCTGGACGAGTTCCGCTTCTGGCAGGTCGGCTCGCTCGGCGGGCGCGAGGCCGAGGTGGCACAGCAGATCTGGCCGTTCGTGCTGATAGGGACGGTGCTCGTGCTGTCCGTCGCCCGGGGGCTCGACGCGCTGGCGCTCGGCGAGGACGTCGCGAAGGGACTCGGGCAGAACGTCGCGACGGTGCGGATCGTCGGCGGCGTCGGGGCCACGGTGCTGACCGGGGTCGGGGTCGCGGCGGCCGGGCCGATCGCGTTCATCGGGCTCGCCGTACCGCACATCGCCCGCGCGCTCGTCGGCTCCGACCACCGCTGGGTGCTGCCGATGGCGGCGCTGATCGGGCCCGTGATGCTGCTGGTGTCCGATGTGATCGGCCGCGTCCTCTTCCCGCCGAGCGAGGTTCCGGCGGGTGTGATGACGGCGCTGATCGGGGTGCCGTTCCTGGTCGCCCTCGTACGCCGGAAGGCGGTGCCCGCATGAGCGCCGGGACCGCGGTACGGGTGCGGCCCGCCGGGTACCACGTCGTACGGATCGGGGCGCGGGGGCGGTTCCTGCTGCACCGGCGGGCGGCCCTGGTCGCCACCGCACTCGTCGTGCTGCTGGCCGCCGTCTGTGTCGCGTACCTCTGCGTCGGCGAGAGCTTCGTCGCGCCCGGCGAGGTCGTGAAGGTGGTCCTGGGGCAGCCGTCCCCCGACGAACTGGTCGTCGGCACGCTGCGGCTGCCGCGGATGACCGTGGGGCTGCTGGTCGGCGTGGCCTTCGGGATCGCCGGCGCGCTGATCCAGACCGTCGCCCGCAATCCGCTGGCCAGCCCCGACATCATCGGCATCAGCCAGGGCGCGAGCGCGCTCACGGTCGGCGCGATGACCTTCGGCATCACCTCGTACACCGTGCTGCCGTACCTCTCCGTCATCGGCGGGGTGGCCGCGGCGGCGCTCGTGTACGTCTTCGCCTGGCGCGGCGGGCTGCACGCCACCCGCTTCGTCCTCATCGGCATCGGCTTCGCCATCGCGCTGCGGTCGGTCACCACGCTGTTCCTGACGAAGGGCGACTACCTGGTCGCCCAGCAGGCGCAGATCTGGATGACCGGCTCGCTCAACGGCCGCGGCTGGTCCGAGGCCGCGCCGATCGGCTGGACGCTGCTGATCCTGCTGCCCGCCGTCCTGTGGGCGGCCCGCGCCCAGCGCACCGTTTCGATGGACGACGACACCGCGACCGCGCTCGGGGTGCGGCTGGGGCGGGTGCGGCTCGGGCTGGTCGCACTCGGAGTGATCCTGGCGTCCGTGGCTACCGGGACGGCCGGGCCGGTCGACTTCGTGGCGCTCCTCGCCCCGCAGATCGCCCGCCGGATGACCCGCACCGCACAGATCCCGCTGTTCTGCTCGGCGCTGCTCGGCGCGGTGATCGTGGTGTTCGCGGATCTGCTGGCGCGCAGGCTCTTCTCGCCCACCGAGCTGCCGGTGGGCGTTCTGACGGCGGCGGTCGGCGCCCCGTATCTGATCTGGCTGATCATCCGCGGTCAGGGCGGCGGTCGCGGCCGTAGTGGAGGCACAGCATGAGTTCGACCCCCAGGTCCGACACCACGGCGACCGCGACGGCTACGGCGACGGCGACGGCGACCGGCCGGCTCACCGCGCGGGAGCTGACGCTCGCGTACGAGGACCGCACCGTCGTCGACGCGTTGGACCTCGACGTGCCGGACGGCCGGGTCACGGTCATCGTCGGCCCGAACGCCTGCGGCAAGTCGACCACCCTGCGCGCGCTCGGCCGGCTCCTCAAGCCGCGCGGCGGGGCCGTGCTCCTCGACGGCACCGAGCTGTCGAAGATCCCCACCAGGAAGATCGCCCAGTCGATCGGGCTGCTGCCGCAGACCCCGGTGGCCCCGGAGGCGATCACCGTCTCCGACCTCGTCGCCCGCGGGCGCCAGCCGCATCAGCACTGGTGGCAGCAGTGGTCGGAGGAGGACGAGCGGGCGGTGACGGACGCGATGGAGCGCACGGACATCACCGCGCTCGGCGACCGGTCCGTGGACGAGCTGTCCGGCGGCCAGCGCCAGCGGGTCTGGATCGCGATGGCGCTCGCCCAGGAGACCGATCTGCTGCTGCTCGACGAGCCGACCACGTACCTCGACATCGCGCACCAGGTGGAGGTCCTGGACCTGGTGCGCCGGCTCACCGCCCCGGCGGCGGACGGCACCCACGGCCGGACCGTCGTCACCGTGCTCCACGATCTCAACCAGGCCGCCCGGTACGCGGACCACCTGGTCGCCATGAAGGCGGGCCGGATCGTCGCCGAGGGCCGCCCCGAGGACATCGTCACGGCCGGTCTCGTACGCGAGGTCTTCGGCCTGGAAGCGGTGATCGTCCCGGACCCGGTGACCGGTTCACCGCTCGTGGTGCCGGGCGCTCCCTGGCAGGCCGAACCGGCTTCGTGAGCCCGCGCCCCGCCCCAGGTCCCCCCGGCGCACCCGCGACCGACGAACACCCCCATCCCTACGAAAGGCACCCCATGGCCCCCTCCACCCGCCGGCGCGGCCTCGCTCTCGGCGCGCTCTCCCTGGCCGGCGCGCTCGCGCTCTCCGCCTGTGGATTCTCGGAGTCCGGCGGGAGCGCCAGCGGCTCCTCCGACTCCGGAGACGCCAGGACCCACACCGTCAAGACGGCCATGGGTGACGTCAAGGTCCCCGTGCACCCCAAGCGCGTCGTGGTGCTCGACACCGGTGAGCTGGACTCCGCGCTCACCCTCGGCGTGCAGCCCGTCGGCGCGACGCACTCGGCGTCGGAGGACAGCTTCCCCTCCTACCTGCCCGCGAGCCGGACGAAGGGCATCAAGGAGGTCGGCGAAATCGCCAACCCCAACCTGGAGACCGTCGCCTCGCTGAAGCCGGACCTGATCCTCACCAGCAAGGTCCGTGACGGCGACCGCTACGAGCAGCTCCGGGCCATCGCCCCCACCGTGATGACGGAGTCCACCGGAAGCGCCTGGAAGGAGAACTTCCAGCTGCACGCGGAGGCGCTCGGCAAGCAGGCCGAGGCGAAGAAGGTCGTCGCCGACTACGACGCCCATGTCGCGAAGGTGACCGAGGCGATCGGCGGCAAGGAGAAGGCCGCCGCCACCGACGTCAACTTCGTCCGCTTCGTCGAGGGCGCCGACATCCGCATCTACGGCAAGCAGAACTACATCGGCTCAATCCTCACCGACCTCGGCGTGGGCCGCCCCGCCATCACCGACAAGGCCAAGGACGGCTTCTCGTACGACGTGTCGCCCGAGAAGATCGACCTCGCGGACGCGGATGTCGTCTTCACGTCGACGTACGGCGACCCGGCGAAGGCGGGGACGACCAAGACGATGAACAGCGGCCTGTGGAAGGGGCTGAAGGCGTCCAAGGACGGGAAGGTCTTCAAGGTCGACGACCGGCTGTGGATCGCGGGCATCGGCTACACCGCCGCGGGCAAGATCCTCGACGAGTTCCAGGCGAAGATGACCGGCTGACGTTCCGGACGACGCCGACCGGCCGACGTTCCAGGGGCGAGGACGACCGGCCGACGTTCCGGGGGCGAGGACGACCGGCCGACGTTCCGGGGGCGAC contains the following coding sequences:
- a CDS encoding HAD family hydrolase; translation: MDAMPSHPLTVGFDLDMTLLDTRPGIKAAYLALSAETGTPIDADLVVSRLGPPVDEELRNWFPADVVAATADRYREIYPTHAIAPSLALPGARESVAAIRERGGRTIVVTAKHQPSAELHMNHLGIEPDAIIGGLWAEAKGRALREHGAHIYVGDHTGDVRGARTAGALSVAVTTGPCDATELRAAGADVVLSSLTEFPAWLEGYAAR
- a CDS encoding iron ABC transporter permease yields the protein MSAAAPRRSRRALATAAAVAALLVAVLLSLAVGARSIPPSEVFDALLHGGHSDNAEVIRNMRVPRTLIGLMVGAALAIAGTVLQGITRNPIADPGILGISQGASVGVVLAIAFAGIHTLTGYVWFGFAGAAIASVAVYAIASSGRGGATPVKLALGGAAINALLVSVVSAVLTTRASALDEFRFWQVGSLGGREAEVAQQIWPFVLIGTVLVLSVARGLDALALGEDVAKGLGQNVATVRIVGGVGATVLTGVGVAAAGPIAFIGLAVPHIARALVGSDHRWVLPMAALIGPVMLLVSDVIGRVLFPPSEVPAGVMTALIGVPFLVALVRRKAVPA
- a CDS encoding iron chelate uptake ABC transporter family permease subunit, whose protein sequence is MSAGTAVRVRPAGYHVVRIGARGRFLLHRRAALVATALVVLLAAVCVAYLCVGESFVAPGEVVKVVLGQPSPDELVVGTLRLPRMTVGLLVGVAFGIAGALIQTVARNPLASPDIIGISQGASALTVGAMTFGITSYTVLPYLSVIGGVAAAALVYVFAWRGGLHATRFVLIGIGFAIALRSVTTLFLTKGDYLVAQQAQIWMTGSLNGRGWSEAAPIGWTLLILLPAVLWAARAQRTVSMDDDTATALGVRLGRVRLGLVALGVILASVATGTAGPVDFVALLAPQIARRMTRTAQIPLFCSALLGAVIVVFADLLARRLFSPTELPVGVLTAAVGAPYLIWLIIRGQGGGRGRSGGTA
- a CDS encoding ABC transporter ATP-binding protein, producing MSSTPRSDTTATATATATATATGRLTARELTLAYEDRTVVDALDLDVPDGRVTVIVGPNACGKSTTLRALGRLLKPRGGAVLLDGTELSKIPTRKIAQSIGLLPQTPVAPEAITVSDLVARGRQPHQHWWQQWSEEDERAVTDAMERTDITALGDRSVDELSGGQRQRVWIAMALAQETDLLLLDEPTTYLDIAHQVEVLDLVRRLTAPAADGTHGRTVVTVLHDLNQAARYADHLVAMKAGRIVAEGRPEDIVTAGLVREVFGLEAVIVPDPVTGSPLVVPGAPWQAEPAS
- a CDS encoding ABC transporter substrate-binding protein; translated protein: MAPSTRRRGLALGALSLAGALALSACGFSESGGSASGSSDSGDARTHTVKTAMGDVKVPVHPKRVVVLDTGELDSALTLGVQPVGATHSASEDSFPSYLPASRTKGIKEVGEIANPNLETVASLKPDLILTSKVRDGDRYEQLRAIAPTVMTESTGSAWKENFQLHAEALGKQAEAKKVVADYDAHVAKVTEAIGGKEKAAATDVNFVRFVEGADIRIYGKQNYIGSILTDLGVGRPAITDKAKDGFSYDVSPEKIDLADADVVFTSTYGDPAKAGTTKTMNSGLWKGLKASKDGKVFKVDDRLWIAGIGYTAAGKILDEFQAKMTG